The DNA region ctgCAGTTATAATCCTCTTAAAAGGAGAGAGGTTTGCAAGGGAGGAAGAGAAGGAGGCAAGAAATTAGCCCAATCACAAGCCTCCACCAAGGCTTCTTCAGCACTGAAATCTCACTCTTCTCATCCTACTCGAAgaaaaaatggaaattaaattttGGTCAAAGGCTCCAGTAAGCTCCTTCTACAGCCACGCACCACTGACCAGGTTCTTCTTTTAATAGAATCAACAATTACTTTGGTTCATTGAAGTATATCCAAATTGTCATGACTATGCGTATTTGCTTCTGCAGGTTTCTGCGATTCTTAAATACTGTAACTTCAGATGTCTGGCTGTTGTTCCCCAAGGTGGTAACACTGGTCTTATAGGTGGAAGTGTACCTGTTTTTGATGAAGTATGATATTGAGTTCGTTAAGCATGTTATTCTTTTTCCCTTAAAAGAATGATGGGGCTCATCGTACTTAGTACATTCACAACTTTTTCCTATAATCTAACGCTACAGGTTGTTGTCAGTCTTAGTGCTATGAGTAAAATCATATCCTTCGACAAGGTAGAACATTTACTTCTTGGGAGACATATAGGCTATGAGTTCCCTTCTTCTGTTTGTATATGATTATCAATGAGcctttttctctctagttttgctGGCAGTTCAgcattaaaaaagaaaatcaGGCTGTCTTTCTTATATCTATTCGCTTCCTACAAAGATGAAACTTCAGTTTATGGTTGTATATTGGGATAGCTTATTACGTGTTCAGTAAACTCCATAATAAATGATGTAGATAGAGTTTGTAGCTGCAAAGCTATTTCttgtgaaaagattttgaaaacccaaGTAACGGATTTGAATACTTAACCTGAGGTTGTTGCCAAGTCATGTTTCAGGTCAGCGGTATATTGGTATGTGAAGCAGGGTACATATTGGAAAATATAATATCATTCCTGGATAGTGAAGGGTAATAGATTTCATGCATAAAGTCACTGTCATTTGTAACTTATATATTAATTTCATAGcactctttgtttttttttattaatattatttagacACTTATGTTGGCTCCTCTTTCATGAAGAATTTAAACAACTACCAAATATGTTATCTTGATTCAATATTTcacattaatatttctaaaattagTTTTGGCTATTTGCTTGACAAAATTATGCTAATAATGTTGTGCAAATGCAGTCTCACAGCATAGGTCTTGAAAGTTTAGATGATTGTTCTCCTCTCTGCATGTTTAAGTTATTAGCTTATAACTTTGACATATGCTTTCTGTATTTAAGTGGTGTACACTTTTCATTCATATTTATTAGGTGAGTTCTATGGTGCCTTTTACTATGGTGCCTAAATTGCCTAACTttcttttaaaagtaaaaaataaaatgtttaaaacaaaaagtaaaatatttaaaatttattaaatattatctatttgCCTTTTTTAGTAAGTTAGGCACAATATCAAAGGCACCATAGCATTCACCTATTTATTATGCCACTAGACTTAGGTGCAAAAAGGAGTTGCCAGATTGGTGGAAATGTTTCAACTGATGCTGGCGGGTTGCGTCTTCTTCGATATGGATCCCTTCATGGAAATGTACTTGGTAAAAGGAATACTAGTAACCTGTTAAACTCCAGTATCCAAAAATGTTCATTGTTGCATGTTATTTGAGTTTTATACTTCCGAAGTCAATGTATAAATCTGGATGAATAAATGGAATTCAGTTGAAAGGTGAAACCACCAATGACTTTTACTGCCTAGTAGGTATTAAAGATGTTCTAGCAGACGGTACTGTACTTGACATGCTTAAGACATTACGCAAAAATAATACTGGATATGATTTGAAACATCTATTTATAGGTATCTAGTTAACAATTATGCAAGTCTGGAGCCTAATGATAGATGTATTTGTAACTTAACTTAAAAATGATGTAGGAAGTGAAGGTTTCTTGGGAATTATTACTAAGGTTTCAATACTTACCCCACCAAAATTATCTTCAGTAAATGTGGCTTTTCTTGCTTGCAAGGATTATAGTAGTTGCCAGGCATGATCAAtgttcttatttttaaatttactgAATTTTTTAACTTATCattgttttattcttgtttttgcATTCATAGATTATGTTATCCCATGCGGTTACCTTAATTGATTGGCCTTTTTGAAATTGGCAATTTTATATTCAGGAATTGTGAGGCtctgatttttgttttttattctttatcTTTTTTACCTTTTTCATTGAGGAAGCTTGTCGAAATTCATTATAATTTTCATCTTATGTTCTTAatgaatttcttcttttgtaaaatagaattttataatgaagaagaaggtccTGAAATCATGAATTGCTTTGTTTTGTGTGCCTTGATATAGGCAAGAAAAAAGTAGGTCTCCATTGACAATCTGTTCTGTATAAGCTTAGTGTTACCAATTACGTGAAATTTTTGAATAAGTTTACCTATTGTATTCATTTTTTTAACTCACAATATATACTCCGAATAAAAAGTTCTATCCATTAGCCTCTGAATGTGTTTCGCCATGTTTCTtaacattttattttcttctatttatctTATTCTATTTCGCCATGCATCTACTTGTGTTTTCTATTTGAGAATGTAAACTTAACTGTGCATTGAATGTCTTAACTATTGGACAGGTGAAAGTGATGACTTCAATTAAGAAATTGTTGGACCCCAATCACATACTCAACCCATATAAAGTTCTTCCTTGTTCTTCAATTTCATGAGTCTTACATGTGTAACTTCATCTTATTTTCATATTTGACTTCTTTAAATTGAGATGATGCAAGTACAGttgtaattaatttaataaatatttaattaaatttaataaaatatttcattttgttataattaattttagtatatttatattatgtgcaataataataattgttggtaaaaataatttgaaattttagaaaaatgatAGGTTGTTATTTCTAAAAGAGtgagtataattaaaaaatcttaaaattttagcggcaataataatggcaactaaaagtaaataatattacaattttagaattatttttagtggccatataaatttCCGATAAAATGAGTTTTGGCGGTAATAGTAATGGCCACTAAAAGTGAATAATATTGCAATGTTAGAATTACTTttggtggccatataaattgccaaaAAATGGCCACtaaaaattatatactttttaCGGTCATTAAAAAGGTCTTTACCGGCAAATGTTATAATTGCCACTAAAACCTTTTAGCGACAAAGCATAAGATGGCTAATGTCTAATTGCTGGTGAATATATTAGCGGCTATTTTTATTGccactaaaaacaaaataaatggccgctaaaagtGATATTTTTTGTAGAGTAATGGTGGATAAGCAAGCCTATACACAacttacaattaaataaaaaataaaaattaaaaacaactaaaataaaacaactaaaatgtcacttgaaaaatcaaatatcattaataagtgagtgactaataaatttattttctgttttaacaTATATATATCAAGTATTTTGAATCAAACTCTTCAAGAACATTaagaaattttttctttttaaataaaagtgctatgGAACAATCATAAAGAATTAAGATAGCCCTCTCAGTCTTATCCTCAACATCTACAGAAATCTTGAATTTACATTAAGACATAAAATACTTATAAGatcttttaataataaattaatttcacatgtaaatgataaaaaaatattattttttaaatatcatttgtACATACTTTTTTACAGCATTTTTTACTTACTTTCTACACTATGAACAACCGAAATGATATCTAAACAATTGCAAATGATAACCACAAACAAACGAGTAGTACCACCAATTAAAACTATTACAAATAGTTTTAATCTTTCCAGTAACATTGAAAACATCATTATACATCAACAAAGCTTAAATTACAAATCATTGCCATAGCCAACAAAAAAACAATTCGAATAAGGAATAATATAATAAGCAAAGATATATATACTTTACAACAATTACAATAATATGAAACTAAGTATAATTAACTTCATCATTTTCTTTCAGTTCCTTAATATTCCTATTCATGGAGAGATTTACGAAATCGTCATCAACATCAGCAACAATAAATCTATTATCCACAGTGAGAGTATCAATGAAATATGCCTCAAATGGATTCAGTCTATatgttttattattaaaaaaagtaattaaatataaaaattaatttccatatatataaacaaaaactaTGCATCATaaacttaaaacaaaaattaatactaACCTATTAACAAAAGATACAGCCTCTGAAATGTCAGGATTGATTATAATGTTGCTACAACCTATGATATTTTGCACtacaatttttctatttttgaccaaaaataaaagtcaaaacaaatatatttttaacaccTTATATAACTAATACATTGATTTTATTAACCCTTTCGATATCAAATTTGTTATATATCTATGATGATAAATATAGGCTCTATCAATGAATATATTGATTAGTATATTATaattatctaataataaaaaatagatttcaTGGACgataaaatagaaatattttctatatcttAAAATATAATCATAATCAAAATGTTTTTTCACATCTTATAAATTTCATGAAAAAATAAGTTAGGAGAATGATTAAATCAGAATTTGAACTTTGCATTTTAATACAATTGATTAATCAAGGAATTGATGGTTGGTTGGtttagaagagattgaattatcaagaaattggaattcaggTAGTTGACAATTATTGTTAATCCAGAAATTTGAACATCTCCAAATCCTTAACTCTCTTCTCATATTATTTTCTCACATGTTTATAATTTGCATTCTTCAACTCACTATCTTGTATGTTATTTGACACTCAAAACTCTTAAATTcacttgtctaactagaataattagtCAACCAATGCTTGCTTAGTCcattaatcctcatgggatcgatacCTACTCACCGTGAGCGTATTACTTGATATGACCTAGTGTACTCGCCGGTAGTTTGTGGTGTAAAATTTGCatcagttaaaaatttaaatttcataatttataaatttacagATAAAATTTGAACTCAGAAAAATAATTGGAGCGTGAAAATATAATTAACTACAGAAAAACACGTACCAGTGTCGTAATTAACTGTACACTCTTAGGTTTGTCTGGtactgagaaaaataaaaaagtaaaaataaccaaaaaatatttagaatacaaAGTGAAacacatatttttaaaattgtcccAAGGTAGGGTTAATCGGCGAAAGGACAAAAATGTCCCTCACTTAATTGGCCTTAGAGGTGAGCCCATTCCAATTTCAATACATTTTCACCCTTGAGAGATAGAGAACTCGAGAGAAGAGAAGAACAGAAACCTTAACTTCACTATTCACTTTCATCTTTAAATCCACTTTTCTCACAGACCAGAACTCCG from Arachis hypogaea cultivar Tifrunner chromosome 10, arahy.Tifrunner.gnm2.J5K5, whole genome shotgun sequence includes:
- the LOC112717690 gene encoding D-2-hydroxyglutarate dehydrogenase, mitochondrial, with the protein product MRIDMLLKQGSSKLLLQPRTTDQVSAILKYCNFRCLAVVPQGGNTGLIGGSVPVFDEVVVSLSAMSKIISFDKVSGILVCEAGYILENIISFLDSEGIHLFIMPLDLGAKRSCQIGGNVSTDAGGLRLLRYGSLHGNVLGIKDVLADGTVLDMLKTLRKNNTGYDLKHLFIGSEGFLGIITKVSILTPPKLSSVNVAFLACKDYSSCQA